One stretch of Halobacillus litoralis DNA includes these proteins:
- a CDS encoding SDR family oxidoreductase, whose translation MHAKDLFRLEDQVAVVTGGGRGLGKQIAEGLAECGAHVVVCSRKLEACAEVSEQLGNLGVDSLAFECDVTNPDSMQKVVDQTVDHFGRIDILVNNSGATWGAPVEDMPLEAWQKVFNVNVTGTFLMSQMAGKVMLEQGSGKIINISSVAGMKGSDPKYMDTIGYNSSKGAVLTFTKDLAVKWGPRGIRVNAIAPGFFPTKMSKVLMDKGEEAFLHSTPLRKFGGEDDLKGAVIFLSSKASDHITGDVIIVDGGTHAT comes from the coding sequence ATGCACGCTAAAGATCTCTTTCGTTTAGAAGATCAAGTGGCGGTTGTTACGGGAGGCGGCAGAGGTCTTGGCAAACAGATTGCAGAAGGGCTGGCCGAATGCGGGGCTCATGTCGTGGTGTGTTCAAGGAAGCTGGAGGCCTGCGCGGAAGTGAGCGAGCAGCTGGGAAATCTTGGCGTTGATTCTCTCGCTTTTGAATGTGATGTCACAAACCCGGACTCGATGCAAAAAGTGGTGGATCAGACCGTCGATCATTTTGGACGCATTGACATTCTCGTCAATAATAGTGGCGCTACATGGGGAGCTCCGGTAGAAGATATGCCTCTTGAGGCCTGGCAGAAAGTTTTCAATGTAAACGTCACTGGAACGTTCCTCATGTCTCAAATGGCAGGAAAAGTCATGCTTGAGCAAGGTTCAGGAAAAATCATCAATATTTCTTCGGTGGCTGGGATGAAGGGATCGGATCCCAAGTATATGGATACCATCGGATACAATTCGAGTAAAGGGGCGGTACTCACTTTTACAAAGGACTTAGCGGTGAAGTGGGGACCGAGAGGCATACGCGTGAATGCGATTGCCCCTGGATTTTTCCCGACGAAGATGTCGAAGGTTTTAATGGATAAAGGGGAAGAGGCTTTCCTGCACAGTACTCCGTTACGGAAATTCGGAGGAGAAGATGATTTGAAGGGGGCAGTGATTTTCTTAAGTTCTAAGGCCTCTGATCATATTACAGGTGATGTAATCATCGTCGATGGCGGCACACATGCCACGTAA
- a CDS encoding ABC transporter substrate-binding protein — MNYLKVSAFLMVLAVLLVMSGCIDNPSNQASSEGENQTESEAPEVEEGEEVVNIGYSGPLSGPAAYYGERTLNGLTMAVEEINTNGGFEIDGQTYKYNLVSLDDKYLPNETAANAKRLLQENDTPIIFSPHSGGIKAMQVFNEQENFLIAAYTSEPAVTEEGNALTVRIPPSYAGYLDPFTSYAMENHGTKLAALPTASQYGKDWTEALVPYWEEQGGEVVYNSSIDFSKDTDFFTLVTNALKEDPDVLFIGGPSEPTAKVAKQARELGFEGGFIVMDQAKLDEMQSVTGSYEQLEGSVGVTPLIHSEYPGTDQFIEKYKEKYGENPGSEAGYHYVAMNAFMEAMKAAGTVDDPEAIRSHMQDGLDALPEEKQVYTIEEIGENGGFSTALRIAAVEGGEVVTIDVEE, encoded by the coding sequence ATGAACTATTTAAAAGTGTCGGCTTTTTTAATGGTACTGGCTGTTTTACTGGTAATGAGCGGTTGTATCGATAATCCATCGAATCAAGCTTCCAGTGAAGGTGAAAATCAAACGGAATCAGAAGCTCCTGAAGTGGAAGAAGGCGAAGAAGTGGTAAATATCGGCTATAGTGGTCCTTTAAGCGGTCCGGCGGCTTACTACGGAGAAAGGACGTTAAACGGACTTACAATGGCGGTGGAAGAAATCAATACCAATGGTGGGTTCGAAATAGATGGACAAACCTATAAATACAACCTGGTTTCTTTGGACGACAAATATCTGCCGAATGAAACGGCGGCCAATGCCAAGCGTTTATTACAGGAAAACGACACGCCCATCATTTTCTCGCCTCACAGTGGAGGCATTAAGGCGATGCAGGTGTTCAATGAACAGGAGAATTTTTTAATCGCCGCTTATACGAGTGAACCAGCAGTAACAGAAGAAGGGAACGCATTGACGGTCCGTATTCCACCAAGCTATGCCGGTTATTTGGACCCATTCACCAGCTATGCGATGGAAAACCACGGTACGAAACTAGCCGCACTACCTACAGCTTCTCAGTATGGAAAAGACTGGACGGAAGCACTAGTTCCATATTGGGAAGAACAAGGTGGGGAAGTCGTTTATAACTCTTCCATCGATTTTTCCAAAGATACCGACTTCTTTACTCTCGTCACCAATGCCCTGAAGGAAGATCCAGACGTGCTGTTTATCGGAGGCCCCTCAGAACCGACAGCGAAAGTGGCGAAGCAGGCAAGAGAGCTAGGGTTTGAAGGTGGATTCATCGTTATGGATCAGGCGAAGCTTGATGAAATGCAAAGTGTCACGGGATCTTATGAACAGTTGGAAGGGTCTGTAGGTGTAACGCCTCTTATTCATTCCGAGTACCCAGGTACCGATCAATTTATTGAAAAGTATAAGGAGAAATATGGCGAAAATCCTGGATCTGAAGCAGGTTATCACTACGTAGCTATGAATGCCTTTATGGAAGCGATGAAAGCAGCAGGAACGGTTGATGACCCTGAAGCCATCCGTTCCCATATGCAGGACGGTCTCGATGCTCTGCCGGAAGAAAAACAAGTGTACACGATAGAGGAAATCGGGGAAAATGGAGGTTTTTCCACTGCTCTGCGTATCGCAGCCGTCGAGGGTGGAGAAGTCGTTACGATTGATGTTGAAGAGTAA
- a CDS encoding thiolase family protein — MSHRDAVIVSAVRTAIGKQGGTLAGVPAHVLGSAVIKEAVQRAGIEPDAIEDVIFGNVLSGGGNVARLSALETGLSLKLHGMTVDRQCGSGLNAIHLAAQAIQAGNGEVYVAGGTESMSRAPYLMDRPDRSYSPVPPKFRKSQLSPKEIGDPPMGITAENLAEKYQISREEQDRFAQNSQERMAQAMEEGRFEEQIVPLNIPVRKRDPIIFKTDEHPRPSSTMEGMAKLPPAFLENGTVTAANSSGLNDAASALTLMSREKAEALGVEPLAKVVACTVAGVDPNIMGIGPVPAVHKVLEQTRLSLDDMDLIEINEAFAAQVLACQAELNMDMDKVNVNGGAIAHGHPLGATGAILATKAIYELKHREGRYALITACIGGGQGIAMILERG; from the coding sequence ATGTCACATAGAGATGCGGTTATAGTATCCGCTGTCCGAACAGCGATCGGTAAACAAGGCGGGACGCTTGCCGGGGTTCCAGCCCATGTGTTGGGATCTGCAGTCATTAAAGAAGCGGTCCAGCGTGCGGGGATCGAACCTGATGCAATTGAAGATGTGATTTTTGGAAATGTGTTGAGTGGTGGGGGAAATGTCGCTCGTTTATCTGCCTTAGAGACAGGGCTTTCTCTCAAGCTTCATGGTATGACGGTGGATCGTCAATGCGGGTCAGGCTTGAATGCCATCCACTTAGCTGCTCAGGCGATTCAAGCAGGGAATGGAGAGGTGTATGTAGCGGGAGGAACGGAAAGTATGAGTCGCGCTCCTTATTTGATGGACCGGCCAGATCGCTCCTACAGTCCAGTCCCGCCTAAGTTCAGAAAATCCCAGCTGTCACCAAAAGAAATCGGAGATCCCCCAATGGGAATAACGGCAGAAAACTTAGCAGAAAAATACCAGATCTCAAGAGAAGAACAGGATCGTTTTGCTCAGAACAGTCAAGAGAGAATGGCTCAGGCTATGGAAGAAGGGCGTTTTGAGGAACAAATCGTACCTTTGAATATTCCGGTAAGAAAAAGGGATCCAATCATTTTCAAAACCGATGAACATCCACGTCCTTCTTCTACGATGGAAGGGATGGCAAAACTTCCTCCTGCTTTTCTCGAAAATGGGACGGTGACAGCGGCAAACAGCTCAGGGTTAAATGATGCTGCTTCAGCCCTGACTCTGATGTCGCGTGAGAAAGCGGAAGCACTCGGGGTGGAACCGTTGGCCAAGGTTGTGGCCTGTACGGTCGCAGGTGTGGACCCAAACATTATGGGCATCGGACCTGTACCAGCTGTACATAAGGTTCTGGAGCAGACAAGGCTATCATTGGATGACATGGATCTGATCGAAATCAATGAGGCCTTCGCCGCTCAAGTGCTTGCCTGTCAGGCTGAGTTGAATATGGACATGGATAAGGTGAATGTAAACGGAGGTGCCATCGCTCATGGCCATCCGCTGGGAGCAACAGGTGCCATTCTTGCTACCAAAGCGATCTATGAACTTAAGCATAGGGAAGGCAGGTATGCACTGATTACCGCCTGTATCGGCGGAGGTCAGGGGATAGCAATGATTCTTGAGCGCGGCTGA
- a CDS encoding branched-chain amino acid ABC transporter permease — MDILTQQLFNGLTIGSVYSLVALGLTLVYGILHIPNFAHGALYMLGAYITLTMMLLWGVHYWMAMAVSVLVVGLLGVLMDRLVFHPLRNAPPIHDKIAAIGILLFLEAFAQLIWGADYRTMETPYGQVIDIFGMTATTQRVLINIGAIAVMILLYLFLKKTYIGSTIIAMAQNREGAHLVGINTNKVAMLTFMISGGLAAIAASLSAPINLVFPGMGHLVILKAFVIIILGGMGSVPGAILGGYILGFTESLGATYISNDYKDIIAFVLLIVILSIKPKGLFSREGF, encoded by the coding sequence ATGGACATTTTAACTCAGCAGCTTTTCAACGGATTGACGATCGGCAGTGTCTACAGCTTAGTCGCTCTTGGATTGACCCTGGTCTACGGCATCTTGCATATCCCTAACTTTGCCCATGGAGCATTATATATGCTTGGTGCGTACATTACGCTGACGATGATGCTCCTCTGGGGAGTTCATTATTGGATGGCGATGGCCGTCTCTGTTTTAGTTGTCGGATTACTTGGTGTGTTGATGGACAGGCTTGTTTTCCACCCGCTTCGGAATGCTCCTCCGATTCATGATAAGATCGCAGCCATTGGAATTCTGCTGTTCTTAGAAGCTTTTGCCCAGCTGATCTGGGGGGCTGATTATCGTACGATGGAGACTCCTTACGGGCAGGTCATTGACATCTTCGGCATGACCGCAACAACGCAACGGGTGCTCATAAACATTGGAGCCATAGCTGTCATGATCCTCCTGTATTTGTTCCTGAAGAAAACTTACATCGGATCCACCATTATTGCGATGGCACAGAACCGGGAAGGAGCTCACTTGGTCGGCATTAACACGAACAAAGTAGCCATGTTGACCTTCATGATTTCCGGTGGGCTCGCTGCTATTGCCGCATCACTTTCTGCACCGATCAACCTCGTATTTCCCGGGATGGGACATCTGGTCATATTGAAAGCTTTCGTCATCATTATTCTCGGCGGCATGGGCAGTGTACCTGGTGCTATTTTAGGCGGTTACATTCTTGGATTTACAGAAAGCCTTGGAGCTACTTATATTTCCAATGACTATAAAGACATCATCGCCTTCGTTCTGCTCATCGTCATTCTATCCATTAAGCCAAAAGGGCTGTTCTCGAGGGAGGGTTTTTAA
- a CDS encoding branched-chain amino acid ABC transporter permease: MGSLLKNRGWVIGALTVAILFPFVLPNAYFLHILTLAFIWMIAVYGLNLLAGYTGYLSLAHAGFFAIGAYALGLLTVKTEINYWLALVAACLITSAIGAVVGLVALRTREHFFAIYTLCVGYIIYLVIDKWDGLTGGVRGLIGIPVPSNIGPLSFETPLSQYYLVLFFLIFTVLVMYRIVHSLTGRTFIAIRNSEDLAQTIGISTMKNKLLVFVLSTFFAGLAGALYASFIRFIGPDIGYITIIFDLLTYLLVGGIGTLAGPIVGTFLIVAVSQSLQFLQDYRMLIFGPLLTLLIIFYPRGIVGAYYDWRMKHSAKKVKRTRKEQSYFESETVDSEKKVKEG; encoded by the coding sequence TTGGGGTCACTACTGAAAAACAGGGGATGGGTGATTGGCGCTCTGACTGTTGCGATCCTATTTCCATTTGTTCTTCCGAATGCCTACTTCCTTCACATACTAACCCTTGCTTTTATATGGATGATCGCCGTGTACGGCTTAAACCTGTTAGCTGGTTATACGGGGTACCTTTCCCTTGCACACGCTGGCTTTTTTGCAATCGGAGCCTACGCTTTAGGATTACTAACTGTCAAAACTGAAATCAACTACTGGCTCGCACTCGTTGCCGCTTGTTTGATTACCAGTGCGATCGGAGCGGTTGTGGGATTGGTCGCTTTAAGGACGAGGGAGCACTTTTTTGCCATCTATACGTTATGTGTCGGTTACATCATTTATCTGGTTATTGATAAATGGGATGGCTTGACGGGTGGTGTACGAGGGTTGATCGGAATTCCGGTTCCTTCAAATATCGGCCCCTTGTCTTTTGAAACCCCTCTTTCCCAGTACTATCTTGTATTGTTTTTCCTGATCTTCACGGTGCTTGTTATGTACCGAATCGTCCATTCTCTTACAGGGCGTACGTTTATCGCTATTCGTAATAGTGAAGATTTAGCTCAAACCATTGGCATTTCCACAATGAAAAACAAACTGTTGGTTTTTGTCCTCTCCACTTTCTTTGCAGGCTTAGCCGGTGCGTTATATGCGTCGTTCATCCGCTTCATCGGTCCTGACATCGGCTACATCACCATCATTTTCGACCTTCTAACCTATTTGTTAGTCGGCGGTATCGGCACCCTTGCAGGACCGATCGTTGGTACGTTCCTCATCGTTGCTGTTTCCCAGTCCCTTCAATTTCTGCAGGATTACCGTATGCTCATCTTTGGCCCACTGCTCACTTTGCTGATCATTTTCTATCCGCGTGGCATTGTTGGTGCTTATTATGATTGGCGGATGAAACATTCAGCGAAAAAAGTGAAACGGACCAGGAAAGAACAGAGCTATTTTGAATCCGAAACCGTAGACTCTGAGAAAAAGGTCAAGGAGGGATGA
- a CDS encoding acyl-CoA dehydrogenase family protein, whose amino-acid sequence MNFELSQEQEMVRQVVRKFVDREIQPYIQEWDEQGHFESSIMKRLADLDLMGVCIPEQYGGSGMDYNTLAIVCEELERGDTAFRTAVSVHTGLNSMTLLQWGNEAQKQKYLIPQAKGEKVGAFGLTEPGAGSDVASLKTTAVKEGDHYILNGQKTWISLCDHADYFLVFAYTDKSAEHKGISAFIVERTMPGFTSKAIKGKLGIRAGNTGELFFDQVKVPEENLLGEEGEGFKIAMSALDNGRFTVAAGACGQILACLEESVKYCHERETFGKEIGKHQLVKQMIAKMEAGYQMSRLLVFKAGELKNQGKRNTRETSLAKWQACDFANEAANDAVQIHGAYGYSDEYPVERFLRNSKAPVIYEGTREIHTVMQADYVLGYRSDKPLSKGLPAWPYAQLKEEV is encoded by the coding sequence TTGAACTTTGAATTGTCACAAGAACAGGAAATGGTCAGGCAAGTGGTGCGGAAATTCGTAGATCGGGAGATTCAGCCGTATATTCAGGAATGGGACGAACAAGGCCACTTTGAATCTTCTATTATGAAACGGTTGGCGGACCTTGATTTAATGGGCGTCTGTATTCCAGAGCAGTACGGCGGGAGCGGCATGGATTATAATACGCTGGCAATCGTTTGTGAGGAGCTTGAACGTGGGGACACGGCCTTTCGGACGGCTGTTTCCGTCCATACAGGTTTAAACAGCATGACGCTTCTACAATGGGGAAATGAAGCTCAAAAACAAAAATACCTCATTCCTCAGGCAAAAGGAGAAAAGGTGGGAGCCTTTGGTCTGACAGAACCCGGGGCAGGCTCTGATGTTGCTTCACTAAAGACCACCGCTGTCAAAGAAGGGGATCATTATATTTTAAATGGTCAGAAAACGTGGATTTCCCTTTGTGATCATGCCGATTACTTTCTCGTTTTTGCCTACACGGATAAAAGTGCTGAACATAAAGGTATTTCTGCTTTTATCGTGGAACGCACCATGCCCGGGTTTACATCGAAAGCCATCAAAGGGAAATTAGGAATCCGTGCTGGAAATACCGGGGAGCTGTTCTTTGATCAGGTGAAGGTTCCTGAAGAAAACCTGCTGGGAGAAGAGGGGGAAGGCTTCAAAATTGCGATGTCGGCTCTGGATAATGGACGCTTTACAGTAGCGGCCGGGGCCTGTGGTCAAATCCTCGCCTGCTTGGAAGAAAGCGTCAAGTACTGCCATGAAAGGGAAACGTTTGGAAAAGAAATAGGAAAGCATCAGTTGGTTAAGCAGATGATTGCAAAGATGGAAGCCGGGTACCAAATGTCGCGTCTTCTTGTCTTTAAGGCAGGGGAGTTGAAGAATCAAGGAAAGAGAAACACAAGGGAAACATCCCTTGCCAAGTGGCAGGCATGTGATTTTGCCAATGAGGCTGCCAATGATGCCGTTCAAATTCACGGCGCTTATGGGTACTCCGATGAGTACCCGGTTGAAAGATTCCTGAGAAATTCGAAGGCGCCTGTCATTTATGAAGGTACAAGGGAAATTCACACGGTTATGCAGGCGGATTATGTTCTTGGATATCGGTCCGATAAACCTTTATCCAAGGGACTACCGGCATGGCCCTATGCGCAGCTGAAGGAAGAAGTGTAA
- a CDS encoding SDR family NAD(P)-dependent oxidoreductase: MGRFEQSIAVITGAGSGIGEQTAVKLANEGAKVILVGRTKSKLERVAAQINEGLEEPAANVYQADVTQEDQLNQFAGFVKNEYGDLHVLVNNAGISGKSSILDMEAEEWDRIQDTNLKSVFLVSKALGRLMMEGETQEDRSIVNVASLSGHKAGAKIPHYSSSKAAVINFTKALALEFSASGIRVNSVSPGFAETPLTEEGLKNKRFEEAIQRNTALGRVGRPEEVANVICFAASKEASYMTGSDLLVDGGWLIK; this comes from the coding sequence GTGGGTAGATTTGAGCAAAGCATTGCAGTCATTACAGGAGCAGGAAGCGGAATTGGTGAACAAACCGCTGTAAAACTTGCGAATGAAGGAGCGAAAGTGATCCTTGTCGGAAGGACGAAAAGTAAACTGGAAAGAGTGGCCGCACAGATTAATGAAGGTTTAGAGGAACCGGCCGCAAATGTTTATCAAGCGGATGTCACTCAGGAAGACCAGTTGAACCAGTTCGCCGGTTTCGTGAAAAATGAGTATGGTGACCTGCACGTTTTGGTGAACAATGCAGGCATATCGGGCAAATCTTCCATCCTTGATATGGAAGCAGAGGAGTGGGACCGCATCCAGGATACGAACCTGAAGAGTGTGTTTCTTGTCTCTAAAGCGCTTGGACGTTTGATGATGGAAGGGGAGACACAGGAGGATCGTTCCATCGTTAATGTGGCTTCCCTGTCTGGTCACAAAGCCGGGGCGAAAATTCCTCACTACAGCTCCTCGAAAGCCGCAGTGATCAATTTCACTAAAGCACTGGCGTTGGAATTCTCAGCTTCCGGTATCCGTGTGAATTCCGTATCGCCGGGATTCGCGGAAACGCCTTTGACGGAAGAGGGGTTGAAGAACAAGCGGTTTGAGGAGGCAATCCAAAGAAATACAGCCTTAGGCCGGGTAGGGAGACCAGAAGAAGTAGCTAATGTCATCTGTTTTGCTGCCTCTAAAGAAGCTTCCTATATGACAGGTTCCGATCTACTGGTGGACGGTGGCTGGCTGATTAAGTGA
- a CDS encoding acyl-CoA dehydrogenase family protein: MHFEHSQKVKDLQDQLTRFMEEHIYPNEDLYEEQLNEENRFADIPPIMDELKNKAKDAGLWNLFLPDSAYGAGLTNMEYAPLCEIMGRSFIAPEVFNCAAPDTGNMEVLVRYGSEEQKKQWLEPLLKGEIRSCFSMTEPDVASSDATNIQTSITRIGDEYVINGTKWWSSGAGDPRCKISIVMGKNDPDAARHEQQSMILVPLDTKGVTIKRLLPVFGYDHAPHGHAEIEFNDVRVPASHLIWDEGKGFAIAQGRLGPGRIHHCMRTIGAAERALEDMCARVNDRQAFGKKLADQGVIREWIADSRIEIEQARLLTLKAAYMMDTVGNKEAKSEIAMIKVVAPNMALKVIDRAIQAFGASGVSDDQRLAAKWANIRTLRLADGPDEVHRRAIAKYELAKVSERSGMYAR; the protein is encoded by the coding sequence ATGCACTTTGAACATTCTCAAAAAGTGAAAGATCTGCAGGATCAATTGACGAGGTTCATGGAGGAGCATATCTACCCGAATGAAGATTTGTATGAAGAACAATTGAATGAAGAGAACCGTTTTGCAGACATCCCGCCGATTATGGATGAGTTGAAAAACAAAGCGAAAGATGCGGGACTGTGGAATTTATTCCTTCCTGACAGTGCGTATGGCGCAGGGCTTACGAACATGGAATACGCCCCCTTGTGTGAAATCATGGGGCGATCGTTCATTGCGCCGGAAGTTTTCAATTGTGCAGCCCCCGATACGGGGAACATGGAGGTCCTCGTCCGGTATGGATCCGAAGAGCAAAAAAAGCAATGGCTGGAGCCGCTGCTTAAAGGCGAAATTCGTTCCTGCTTTTCAATGACAGAACCCGATGTCGCGTCTTCCGATGCTACAAATATCCAAACGAGTATTACGAGAATCGGCGATGAGTATGTCATCAACGGGACGAAGTGGTGGTCTTCCGGGGCTGGAGATCCAAGGTGTAAGATCAGCATCGTCATGGGGAAAAATGATCCGGATGCAGCGAGACATGAGCAGCAGTCGATGATTCTCGTACCGCTGGATACGAAAGGGGTAACCATCAAACGGCTGCTGCCTGTATTCGGCTATGACCATGCCCCTCATGGGCATGCGGAAATTGAGTTCAACGATGTTCGTGTACCTGCCTCCCACTTGATCTGGGATGAGGGGAAAGGATTCGCCATCGCTCAAGGGCGTTTAGGACCGGGGCGGATTCATCACTGTATGCGAACGATCGGGGCAGCGGAACGGGCACTTGAAGATATGTGCGCAAGGGTTAACGACAGACAGGCGTTTGGTAAAAAGCTCGCCGATCAGGGAGTGATCCGCGAATGGATTGCTGACTCCCGTATCGAAATTGAGCAGGCACGCCTCCTCACGTTGAAAGCCGCTTATATGATGGATACCGTTGGCAACAAAGAAGCGAAATCTGAAATTGCTATGATTAAAGTGGTCGCGCCGAATATGGCATTAAAAGTGATTGACCGGGCCATTCAAGCTTTTGGAGCATCCGGGGTCAGTGATGATCAACGATTAGCTGCAAAGTGGGCGAATATAAGAACTTTACGTTTAGCGGACGGACCCGATGAGGTACACCGCCGGGCGATTGCGAAATATGAACTGGCCAAAGTCTCGGAAAGGAGCGGAATGTATGCACGCTAA
- a CDS encoding ABC transporter ATP-binding protein — translation MLELSNVSVKYGGFSAVENIDIHVEKGELVVLLGSNGAGKSTTFNAISGLQKPSTGTITFEGSSIHGKAPDKIVQSGIVQCAEDRKLFPQMTVKENLIMGGYVHRRKRKQVNRSLEEAFELFPILYEKKDDAAGSLSGGQQQMLAIGRALMSKPKLMLLDEPSIGLAPLIVEQMFEVIQKINKDGTTVLLAEQNAFAALKIADRGYVYESGSIVVKGSSDELLANDTVRKAYIGA, via the coding sequence GTGCTTGAGTTATCCAACGTTTCCGTAAAGTACGGAGGGTTTTCGGCTGTTGAGAATATTGATATTCATGTTGAAAAAGGGGAGCTGGTCGTCCTGTTAGGGTCGAATGGTGCCGGGAAAAGTACAACGTTCAATGCTATCAGTGGTCTTCAAAAACCGAGTACCGGAACGATCACCTTTGAAGGTTCTTCCATCCATGGAAAAGCTCCGGATAAAATCGTGCAATCAGGCATTGTGCAGTGCGCCGAGGATCGGAAGCTGTTTCCTCAGATGACCGTCAAGGAAAATTTAATCATGGGAGGGTATGTACACAGGAGAAAGCGCAAGCAGGTCAACCGGTCCTTGGAAGAAGCCTTTGAACTGTTTCCCATCCTATATGAAAAGAAAGATGATGCGGCTGGTTCCTTAAGTGGAGGGCAGCAGCAAATGCTTGCCATTGGAAGAGCACTGATGTCAAAACCGAAGCTGATGCTGCTTGATGAACCTTCCATAGGGCTTGCACCCTTGATTGTGGAGCAGATGTTTGAAGTCATTCAAAAGATTAATAAAGATGGAACCACTGTCCTTCTGGCTGAACAAAATGCCTTTGCCGCTTTAAAAATTGCTGACAGAGGCTATGTATATGAGAGTGGATCCATTGTTGTCAAAGGATCATCGGATGAACTGCTCGCTAATGATACGGTTCGGAAAGCTTATATTGGTGCTTAA
- a CDS encoding TetR/AcrR family transcriptional regulator: MKQEIIQTSIHLIDKKGFTETSLQEIVEELGVTKGTFYYYFKNKQELLTVIHLEFIEFLLHNQREILNDHSKDSKEKLRSMIYMVIHSIKDRKKSARIFFREMRNLGPDYLEQTVQKRDQFRVHVQAVVEEGIENGEFQTDLDPNMVTRGILGMTNWSYYWFDPEGDVSAEELTSIYLNIILNGINSKD, encoded by the coding sequence ATGAAACAAGAAATCATCCAAACAAGTATTCATTTAATTGATAAAAAGGGATTCACAGAAACATCTCTACAAGAAATTGTAGAAGAACTAGGAGTAACGAAAGGGACCTTTTATTATTATTTTAAAAACAAGCAGGAGCTTCTGACTGTTATCCATTTGGAATTCATTGAGTTTCTGCTTCACAATCAGCGGGAGATTTTGAATGATCATTCCAAAGACAGTAAAGAGAAGCTTCGTTCCATGATTTATATGGTCATTCACAGCATTAAAGACCGAAAGAAAAGTGCGAGGATATTCTTTAGGGAAATGCGGAACCTTGGCCCCGATTACCTGGAACAGACTGTTCAAAAGAGAGACCAGTTCCGTGTTCATGTCCAGGCCGTCGTCGAAGAAGGCATCGAGAATGGAGAGTTCCAAACCGATTTGGATCCTAATATGGTGACAAGAGGGATTCTTGGAATGACGAACTGGAGCTACTATTGGTTTGATCCTGAGGGAGATGTCTCAGCAGAAGAACTCACATCCATTTATTTGAACATCATTTTAAACGGAATCAACTCCAAAGATTAA